From a region of the Castanea sativa cultivar Marrone di Chiusa Pesio chromosome 10, ASM4071231v1 genome:
- the LOC142612169 gene encoding uncharacterized protein LOC142612169 — translation MEKIAFALVVASRKLRPYFQAHSIVVITDQPIIKKMNKIDAIGGLIQWAIKLGQFDIKYQPRAAIKAQVLANFITEFTYPCKEEELLMETWTVQIDGSATKKVGRTGVVLISPKKEILNYAVRLQFSTMNNEAKYEALLIGLSLAKALRAKNLIIQVDSQLVIGQAKGDYEAKEERMSRKKQLRFLIVAVDYFTKWVEAKLVATITEAKITSFVWKNIICKFGVPRIILSDNGKQFDNPKFRKFFQDLGIKNHYSSPRHPQANGQTKVMNRSLLKIIKTQLKGPKGAWSKELPNVLWAYRITARVPIGETPFRLTFGIKAVIPMEVGLTSLQVKTYEGQKNQQELNSNLDLIDKVRKEAEK, via the exons ATGGAAAAGATAGCTTTCGCATTGGTGGTCGCTTCCAGGAAACTCCGTCCTTACTTTCAAGCACACTCCATCGTCGTCATAACAGACCAACCAATAATAAAGAAGATGAACAAGATAGATGCAATAGGAGGACTCATCCAATGGGCAATCAAACTAGGCCAATTCGACATCAAATATCAGCCTCGAGCAGCAATCAAAGCCCAAGTACTGGCAAACTTCATCACAGAATTCACCTACCCCTGCAAGGAAGAAGAACTCCTTATGGAAACATGGACAGTTCAAATAGATGGGTCTGCCACGAAGAAAGTAGGAAGGACAGGAGTAGTGCTCatatctccaaaaaaagaaatattgaaCTATGCAGTTAGACTGCAATTCTCCACAATGAATAATGAGGCTAAGTATGAAGCATTGCTAATAGGGTTAAGTCTAGCAAAAGCTCTCAGAGCAAAGAATCTTATCATCCAAGTTGATTCTCAGCTCGTAATTGGACAGGCGAAGGGAGATTATGAAGCCAAAgaagagaggatgtcta GAAAGAAGCAATTAAGATTTCTAATTGTCGCAGTTGActacttcacaaaatgggtagaagcaaAGCTAGTAGCAACGATAACAGAGGCTAAAATCACCAGCTTTGTGTGGAAAAACATCATCTGCAAGTTTGGAGTCCCACGCATCATATTATCAGACAATGGAAAGCAGTTCGACAATCCCAAGTTTCGAAAATTTTTCCAAGacttaggaatcaagaaccactactctTCTCCAAGACATCCTCAAGCTAATGGTCAAACAAAAGTGATGAACAGAAGTttgctcaaaattatcaaaactcaGCTTAAAGGGCCAAAGGGGGCATGGTCTAAAGAGCTACCAAATGTCCTTTGGGCGTATAGGATAACCGCAAGAGTTCCAATAGGAGAAACGCCATTTAGACTAACATTTGGCATTAAAGCCGTCATACCAATGGAAGTAGGATTGACGAGCCTCCAAGTCAAAACCTATGAAGGTCAGAAGAACCAACAGGAGCTTAATAGCAACTTGGATCTAATTGATAAAGTCAGAAAGGAAGCCGAGAAGTGA